Proteins co-encoded in one Hyla sarda isolate aHylSar1 chromosome 4, aHylSar1.hap1, whole genome shotgun sequence genomic window:
- the LOC130367221 gene encoding olfactory receptor 510-like, which produces MCEENQTQVTQIRLLGFQSLHKYRTLLFIVFLLTYIFILGGNLLIILLVSIIDHLKTPMFFFLKHLSITDVLLTTSVVPVMLDIILVEEGILSFWGCMIQLLLFALFGYFQCSLIAVMSYDRYLAICHPLRYSSMMIPALCLQLVFGVWILVSVLTTSEFLVIIQFNFCGLNSIDHFFCDFGPVITLTTSDTSIFLLQDNVISVVLIFFPFVFIVVTYACIFYTILKIPSTLGKRKAFSTCSTHLITVGTYYGTLITVYIIPPDESSLYINKYRSLLYLVVTPLMNPIIYSLRNQEIKRAVQKLTIYIF; this is translated from the coding sequence ATGTGTGAGGAGAATCAGACGCAGGTCACTCAGATACGTCTTCTTGGGTTTCAGAGTCTACACAAGTACAGGACTCTTCTCTTCATTGTGTTTCTCCTgacttatatatttatactggGAGGAAACCTTCTTATTATCCTTCTGGTTTCCATTATTGATCACCTCAAaaccccaatgtttttttttctaaaacactTATCCATAACTGACGTCTTACTAACCACCAGTGTCGTCCCTGTGATGTTGGACATAATACTTGTTGAGGAGGGTATTTTGTCCTTTTGGGGTTGCATGATACAGCTGCTTTTATTTGCTTTATTTGGATATTTCCAATGTTCTCTCATTGCCGTCATGTCCTATGATCGATATTTGGCAATTTGCCACCCATTACGTTATTCTTCAATGATGATTCCAGCTCTTTGCCTCCAGCTTGTTTTTGGGGTATGGATTTTAGTCAGCGTGTTAACAACAAGTGAGTTTCTTGTCATTATTCAATTTAACTTCTGCGGCTTAAACTCCATTGACCATTTCTTCTGTGACTTTGGTCCAGTAATAACATTGACCACTTCAGACACTTCTATTTTTTTGTTGCAAGACAATGTTATTTCTGTTGTTTTGATATTTTTCCCATTTGTTTTTATTGTTGTGACCTATGCTTGTATTTTCTACACCATCCTTAAAATACCTTCAACTCTCGGTAAAAGAAAAGCCTTCTCCACGTGTAGCACCCACCTGATCACTGTTGGTACCTATTATGGTACCCTAATAACAGTCTACATAATTCCACCTGATGAAAGTTCCTTATATATCAACAAATACAGATCTCTGTTGTACCTAGTGGTGACACCATTAATGAACCCCATTATCTACAGCCTGAGGAACCAGGAGATAAAGAGAGCTGTGCAAAAACTCACCATTTACATCTTTTAA
- the LOC130367222 gene encoding olfactory receptor 10A7-like translates to MCGENETQVTQIHLLGFRSLHKYRTLLFIVFLLTYIFILAGNLLIILLVSVIDHLKTPMYFFLKHLSIADVLLTTSVVPVMLDIILAEEGILLFWGCIIQLYLFGIFGYFQCSLIAVMSCDRYLAICHPLRYSSLMSPDICLQLVIGAWVLVSVLTSSEIIVIIQFNFCGLNSIDHFICDFGPIVELATSDTTVLMLLDFIISIVLIFFPFLFIILTYVCIFFTILNISSALGRKKVFSTCSSHLITVCTYYGTLITVYMTPSDENTSHINKYRSLLYLVVTPLMNPIIYSLRNQEIKRAVRKMIMNIF, encoded by the coding sequence ATGTGTGGTGAGAATGAGACGCAGGTCACTCAGATACATCTTCTTGGGTTCCGGAGTCTACACAAGTACAGGACTCTTCTCTTCATTGTGTTTCTCCTgacttatatatttatactggCAGGAAACCTTCTTATTATCCTTTTAGTCTCTGTTATTGATCACCTCAAAACCCCAATGTATTTCTTCCTAAAACACTTATCCATAGCCGACGTCTTACTAACCACCAGTGTTGTCCCTGTAATGTTGGACATAATACTTGCTGAGGAGGGTATTTTGCTCTTTTGGGGCTGTATTATACAGTTGTACCTATTTGGTATATTTGGATATTTTCAATGCTCTCTCATTGCTGTCATGTCCTGTGATCGATATTTGGCCATTTGCCACCCATTACGTTATTCTTCATTGATGAGTCCAGATATTTGCCTCCAGCTTGTTATTGGGGCATGGGTTTTGGTCAGCGTTTTGACATCCAGTGAGATCATTGTTATCATTCAATTTAATTTCTGTGGCTTGAACTCCATTGACCACTTCATCTGTGACTTTGGTCCCATAGTGGAATTGGCCACTTCAGACACCACCGTTCTGATGTTGTTAGACTTTATTATTTCTATTGTTCTaatatttttcccatttttgtttATCATTTTGACCtatgtttgtatttttttcacCATCCTTAACATTTCTTCAGCTCTTGgtagaaaaaaagtattttccacgTGTAGCTCCCACCTGATCACAGTTTGCACATATTATGGGACCCTAATCACAGTCTACATGACTCCATCTGATGAGAACACATCCCATATAAACAAATACAGATCTCTATTATACCTCGTGGTGACACCATTGATGAATCCCATCATCTACAGCCTGAGGAACCAGGAGATCAAGAGAGCCGTGCGAAAAATGATCATGAATATCTTTTAA